In Lolium rigidum isolate FL_2022 chromosome 3, APGP_CSIRO_Lrig_0.1, whole genome shotgun sequence, the genomic window ttatacacactttacatcatttatatgcgttttccggaactaacctattgacgagatgccgaagggccagttgctgttttctgctgtttttggtttcagaaatcctagtaaggaaatattctcggaatcggacgaaatcaacgcccagcatcctatttttccacgaagcttccagaacacccgagagccaccagaggggagccctggtgggcccagatgatagggcggcgtggctaggctagggcccgcgcccccctattgtgtcaccaccccgtcagccctccgactccgcctcttcgcctatttaaaggtccctgacctaaaacctcgagacgaaaaagccacggtacgagaaaccttccagagccgccgccatggcgaagccaagatctgggggacaggagtatctgttccggcacgccgtcgggactggggaagtgcctccggaaggctcctccatcgacaccaccgccatcttcatcaccgctgcttgtctcccatgaggagggagtagttctccatcgaggctaagggctgtacctggtagctatgtggttaatctctcctatgtacttcaatacaatgatctcatgagctgccttacatgattgagattcatatgagttttgtatcactattcatctatgtgttactctggtgatgttattaaagtagtctattcctcctccatggtgtaaaggtgacagtgtgtgcatcatgtagtacttggcgtaggttatgattgtaatctcttgtagattatgaagttaattattgctatgatagtattgatgtgatctattcctccttcatagtgtgatggtgacagtgttcctgctatgttagtactcggtgtaattgcaatgatctatcatgcactctaaggttatttaaatatgaacatcgaatgttgtggagcttgttaactccggcattgaggtgctcttgtagccctacacaattagtggtgttcatcatccaacaagagagtgtagagtggttttattatgtgatcaatgttgagagtgtccactagtgaaagtatgatccctaggccttgtttctaagcatcgaaactccgtttatttactgttttgttgcatgtttactcgcttccataatttattcagattgctattgccactcatattcatccatatcatttgcatctcactatctcttcgccgaactagtgcacctatacatctgacaagtgtattaggtgtgttggggacacaagagacttcttgcatcgtgattgcagggttgcttgagagggatatctttgacctcttcctccctgagttcgataaaccttgggtgatccacttaagggaaacttgctgctgttctacaaacctctgctcttggaggcccaacactgtctacaagaatagaagcacccgtagacatcagcgagtaggaactaagcttggggatgcttgatacgtctccaacgtatctataatttctgatgttccatgctagttttatggcaatatctacatgttttgctcacactttataatgattttatgcattttccggaactaacctattaacaagatgccgaagtgccagttcctattttctgctgtttttggttcctgaaaggctgttcgggcaatattctcggaattcgacgaaacaaaatccaaacattttattttaccgagacggaccagaacaccgaagggcagacggagtggaggccgagggcccccacaccataggccggcgcggccaagaggggggcgcgccgccctatggggtgggccccccaggcacctccttgcgccgcctcttcgcctatttaacccctcgtgacctaaaaactcgacaccaattgacgaaactccaagaAGACTGCGCaggacgccaccgccatcgcgaaactccgtttcgggggacagaagtctctattccggcacgccgccgggacggggaattgcccccggagtcatctccatcgacaccaccgccatcttcatcgccatcgctgtatcctatgatgaggagggagtagttctccaccgaggttgagggctctaccggtagctatgtggttcatctctctctcccatgtgatctttatgtgatcatgagctttgtatcactattaatctatgtgctactctagtgatgttattaaagtagtctattcctcctccatgatgtaaagttgacagtgtgtgcatcatgtagtacttggcgtaggttatgattgtgatctcttgtagattatgaagttaactattactatgcactctagaggttactttaatatgaactccagattcactccatggtgtgacggtgacaTTGTGCAcgtcgtgtgtgtttcctttatgaagttgtggagcttgtttactccggcttgagggtgctcttgtagccctacacaatgaatggtgtttgttatccaacaagagagtgtttgaagtagcacaaaggaggagaagttatttatttatgtgatcattgttgagagtgtccactagtgaaagtatgatccctaggccttgtttccaaatatcgaatcaccgtttatttactgttctactgcatgtttacttcctgccatatttatttcagattgttattgccactcatattcatccatatcaattgcattttactatctcttcgccgaactagtgcacatatacatctgacaagtgtattaggtgtgttggggacacaagagacttcttgtatcttaattgcagggttgcttgagagggatacctttgacctctacctccctgagttcgataaaccttgggtgattcacttaagggaaacttgctgctgttctacaaacctctgctcttggaggcccaacactgtctacaggaatagaagcgtgcgtagacatcaatgattgGTGGGGCTTTTGAAATTGATCCTTCGGGGGCGACTGGCTTCCTGGCAGATCCTTTCTGCTTCCCTGTTGGCATCACTGACTATCCTCTCCCACCGATCCCTGAGCGCCCTGGCCTTCTACATGTACCCTGTGCTTCTGGGCTAGTTCTCCCCGACCAGCTCCATTAGCTCCTCCGTGTCCTGCCTTTCCTCGAGCATTGCTACTGCGGTATTGGCGAACTTTTCAGCGGTAGCCAGTAGTTCTTTccttttggcttctagagcttccggatctgCGGCTTCTCCCGGAGTTATTGGTTTGGTGAGGATTTCCGCGTGTGCGATGCCACCGCGGCCTACTGCCTTAGCGAGCTCTTCTATGGACATCTCTTCTCCGAAGTCGAGGTCACGTCCTTGTCCAGGCTCCACCGTAATGCGAGGGAGCACCCGAGGTGGGGTATCCGGATTGGACGGGCCTGGACTCCGGCATTGGGCGGAGTTGTTTCTGCGTTAGCTTCTTGCTCCAGCCCAGTGATGATCGCAAGGACCTGCTTTGGCGGAGCGGATTCTGCCTCAGCTTTCTCCTtgtcctccaactccttcataGCATAGTTGTACCCATCCGTGTCCATGGAAGATGCGTCATCAGATAATGGGCTTAGATTCTCGAGTATAGATTCTTCTTTGTTTCCGGcaccctcttgctgatccggaacattgttgtctccggcagcctcttgctgatccggagcattgTTGTCTCCGgaagcctcaacctgcatgggtccagctccGTCCTAAAGAGGGGCGGTTCCTGcagtatgtgcgaggaagtgcacgaagtgacacctttgtttttctaacacctgggagacccaggcggatacgcattggtcttccaccgtaatttcctgctcaggggcggattgggtgggctttgaaattttcagatctaaggcggaatcttccttagaaagtttctgcgactcagatcggatcttcgcgactgcgtcctgctcagcggcggtcgcgtcagtgatacgtctccgacgtatcgataatttcttatgttccatgccacattattgatgatatctacatgttttatacacattatatgtcgtatttatgcattttccggcactaacctattaacaagatgccgaagagccgcttgctgttttctcgttgtttttggtttcgaaatcctagtaaagaaatattctcggaattggacgaaatcaacgcccagtggtcctattttgccacgaagcttccgtaagaccgaaggagagtcgaagtggggccacgaggtggccggcacaccaggcggcgcggcccggccccggccgcgccggccctgtcgtgcgggccctcgtgccgcccttactcgcccttccgcctacaaatagcctccgtcgcgaaacccccagcatcgagagccacgatacggaaaaccttaccgagacgccgccgccgccaatcccatctctggggatttcggagatcacctcccgcaccctcgccggagaggggattcatctcccggaggactcttcaccgccatggtcgcctccggagtgatgagtgagtagttcacccctggactatgggtccatagcagtagctagatggttgtcttctcctcattgtgcttcattgttggatcttgtgagctgcctaacatgatcaagatcatctatctcgtaatactatatgttgtgtttgtcgggatccgatggatagagaatactatgttatgttaattatcaagttattacctatgtgttgtttatgatcttgcatgctctccgttattagtagaggctctagccaagtttttgctcttaactccaagagggagtatttatgctcgatagtgggttcatgcctccattaaatctgggacagtggatgtaaagttctaaggttgtggatgtgctattgccactagggataaaacattgatgctatgtctaaggatgtagttattgattacattacgcaccatacttaatgcaattgtctcgttgttttgcaacttaataccggaaggggttcggatgataacctcgaaggtggactttttaggcatagatgcatgtcggatagcggtctatgtactttgtcgtaatgcccaattaaatctcactatatttatcatgtcatgtatgtgcattgttatgccctctctatttgtcaattgcccgactcgtaatttgttcacccaacatgcttttatcttatgggagagacacctctagtgaactgtggaccccggtcctattctttacatcgcatacaatctactgcaatacttgttttactgttttctgcgaacaatcatcttccacacaatacggttaatcctttgttacagcaagccggtgagattgacaacctcactgtttcattggggcaaagtactttggttgtgttgtgcaggttccacgttggcgccggaatccctagtgttgcgccgcattacattccgccaccatcaaccttcaacgtgcttcttggctcctcctggttcgataaaccttggtttctttctgagggaaaacttgctactgtctgcatcacaccttcctcttggggttcccaacggacgtgtgtcgactgcacgcatcagtcagcgttacttaccagggcgtttccatcggaatcgacggtctcgccaatgaagatgtgaatgccgccgattgggacgatggagagcttgacggggtcggtcttagccgtaatccagcactcatcctgaGGGATGATCGGAAAGTTCCCgatgtaaaggacacgccccacagcgatggagtcgttgaagcttcccatggcAGAACCCTccgggttccggcctccagacggcgctggccccacggtgggcaccaactgtcgttgcctattcgacggtacctctgaggagggatcctcacgagggggagaagaagtaggggccatcaggCGGAGAGtcgtcgggacggtggtacgcgatttacccagcttcggaacacctgcacgatgacagggcctactgctacttgtctagaattatctgggcgctttcgcgttgttacagtgagttgtggttgtgcctctagggctcccgagatccggcttataaaggcgcaaggatctagggtttacacggagagtcctagccggaatacaagttgcctaactacagaatattacattgccgtgcacgtcaaggatccgcctttccaTATACGAtgtactggatccggctacccctgatgggccaggccggatccgacttccatgGTAGGTCGGTGGATCcgactccttgttcctgggccggacttcctccatcttgatcaacagcaactagGCCGGCCGATGGGCCATACACCACCATCACCGCCTATGGgccacccgagcttgccggatctagccacCGTCGATGgtatacccatgaagtatacccacaatagcTAGCCATCGACCTTGCCCCTACTCCCCCTACCACCAAAGCCGTCATCGGTTGCAAGGTCAAGGCCCCGAAGAAAAGAGGTGGCAACGGTGGTGGGGCACTTGAGACCAACAAGGGCGGTGTCTGGCACGTCATAGTAAGGGTAAAGAAGGATGAGGCAGCAACCGCATCCACAACCAAGGTAAAGGCCGAGTTCTTCATGGCCATTCAGGCCAAGGCCAATGCCCAACTCTTCATCTCAAAGCTATCGCAAAGCCGTCCTTGTGATCAAGGGGGAGGCGCTCGCTGACGCCGTAGGTGTATGGCCGGAGACgctctcgttgggatcgacattcttacttatcgaagatactacgatacatcccctatacttgtgggtcatcagccccaAGCTTTGGACTACTTCAAGGTCATTTATAAAAATTCTACACGATGGTCCATTGTTGGAGGGAGCTCAAGTAATTCTCCCGAGTGGGTTAGCTTTGTAGGCTAGGAGGCCTACAAAAAGAGCCCAAAGATGGTGAGGGCACCGCATTGGCAGTCCTTGATATCTAAAAGGAAGACCCAACCAATGGTCCCTTCCATGTCGCCGAAGGGGCCACAAAGCCGCCAAGGACGATCTCGATCGTGATATGATGCTTCTCCACTTGCATTGAGTGAGATCTTGAAGGCGATGATGACAGGAAAGGAGGAGGCACTATCCAAGAGGGATGAGAAGTGATGCAGGATAATCATCGACCTCAGAAAGAGGGCTCTTGAAATCCAAGCCATTGAAGCTGAGGCCAAGTTGCTCGCGGAGGAGAACGATCATGTTCGCCGAATTGAGGCCTATGGAACTGGAACGAAGGGCTTTGTTCAAGAAGAAGCAAGCCATCATATGCCAACTCGATGCACGATCTTCCTCATATATCTATCTCACTTTGTTTATTTTGCATGGAACTTGTTTCCTTTTGAACTTTGATTCGGTACTATTGCATATGAACTATGTGATTCCCTAATTAGTGGTAAGTTATCAGCACTAAATTCAATTTTTGTTGCCTCTTCCattcaaatgttgcccacttgggTTGAAATAGGGAGAAAAAAGTTCAACATGACTAGGCCGGACCAAATACGTCGAGCCGCTGGGCTGCCCCTCTACAACATGACACGTGGGCTCTGGCATTTTAAACACCGAGGAATGCCCATAATCGCCGCGCTTGAGCTAGCTCGGTAGAAAGAGCCGCTAGGGATAACTGCATCAGGAAAACTACAGACCAGACGATTTTTCCGTGCTGCATATACCGATCCACCGCGTGCTCTCGTATGATTTAGTTTCGTGCACAAATATTGCGCGGTGCATTATTTTTGCCGTGTTCCGTGCATGTTTCGATGGCAGAAAAGTTAGCCGCAATTAACTATAAATATCAGTCATCCATTCCGTTTAAATGATAATGTCTATGTCATTAATATTCATAATTACATAATATTACATTCCTATTGATTGACCTAATCAGCATCTAAGTAACTAACTAACACTAATTAAGTAAAAGCTCCTATTTCTAGTTCTCCATTGCAGTTAATCTTTGGCTGCCATACGCCATGACCTCGCCAACGGGCCATGGACCTCCGCGAGTAGTTCTGCGCACATCGTCATGCGAGATCTGAAAGGAACATTTGCACGATTTTAAAAGAGAATGAAGAGGGAATTCAAAATGAATTATGATCTCTAGGAAGGTATTAAGAATATTTACCGGCGCAGATTGAACATACGGTAGGCAAAGTCAAGGAGCGAGTTTGTGAGATATAGGGTTCCCAGTTGAGTGTGGAGTGCGTGAGATCTAGGATTCATAGTTGAGTGCATAGTGCGTGAGATCTAATGTTCATAGTTGAGTGGGGAGTGTGTGAAGGGTTCCTAGTTGAGTGCAGAGTTCGTAAGATCTAGGGTTTGTAGTTGAGCGGGGAACGCGGCGGCGTGGGTTGTTGGGTTAGGGGCAAGTGTGccggaaatggtgaatggaacctgggtgcacgCGCACCAAAGTtttaaaaaatgctatttaaaagttttcaaaaaacgtgaagtaaatttttgcatgtagatattatgttgatacttactcgtgtgttttttcacggaaaaataccattgtgtgtgacctacacaaaaatgacaaaatgcaaattcctattactgtgaatagtacaaattcttGTTCACTATTcttatttggacattttgtcatttttatgcaggctacacacaatggtattttttcgtgaaaactcacacgagtaagtatcaacataatatccaaatgcaaaattttacttcacatttttttgaaacttttaaattgtatttttttgaacttttcgtaaatgggtgcacgcacacccaggttccattcgtcCGGGTCGGCAAGTGTGCTCCCTATATTATGTAGGAAATGGCATTGTGGTCCATTGAGGTACGTAGATGTTTGTTTTATGGATTAGTAAGTTATTAAGCTCTACCAGCTTTGGTTGCTCAAAGGCCCCAAAGCGATTCGGTATATATGACAATAAAACAAACCCTTACTCGCATGTggatgatgcaaaaaaaaaaaaaattgacaagtGGATAGCGCGTGGCTCTACTTGTAGTGCCAAAATACtacaatgtactccctccggtctcttttaattgactcgaatttagcataactttgtactaaatttgagtcaattaaataggaccggagggagtacatagaaATTTCAGTaccccctccggttcatattaattgactctaatatgatgtatctagacacattttagttctagatacattaatattgaagtcaattaatatgaatcggagggagtaccaaaaTACTACAGTGTACATAGAAATTTCAGTACCAAAATACTACAGAACATTTTGCTGCAGTACCAAACGACGGCTTACTAACATATATTAATTCAACATTAATATACCAAAATACTAGAGAACATTTCAGTGCAGTACCAAAATACAAAAGCAACTAAAAAACCTCCTATTGATAAGCAACTTCATTGAGATAAGGCATAATATGTTGGCCCATCACCGCCGAGAGACGTATACACTCGACCTGAAGTCTTCTGATCTCACTCGCCACCCGGTGATTGTGTTCCTCCTTTTGTATATCAATTCTTCCGTCGAATTTTGCTTGGGACATGTTGTACTTATGGTCGAGCGCGTCGTTCACACATGGCTCAACAAAGCTTTCATACCCGACCGGTAAGGATCATGAACAAAGAGCACGAAGGAAAAATTCGGAATCTTGTAGTGCCACCCAAGGAATATGCGGTCGGTGCTCTCGTCGTCGTATGCGACCTGGAAACTCAGCTTCATACTTTTTTCAGCACATGCAGCCAAAAGGCCAAGACTCATGCATGCCAAAACAATCCTTCGATTCCATGAGATTGATATAGTCTGGCAAGCCGCACTGGAAAAAATCCCAACACTTTTTTGGTCTGGTGAAGAGAGATCGATCGATGAAAACAACCAAAAACAAGAAAACCCCAATCAGATAGAAGAAACATAACCTGCTGTTTCTGCGATAAGGAGTGATGCCATGTGGAAGCAACTCCTCCTCTGCCCGCATCGCCATGAGCGTCTCCTCCGGCGCTGCTGCCCACCACTGAAGATTCTCCGAGGAAGATATGGGAAACGTACTGGGAGTAGTAGAAACTAGAGAGTAAGGTTATGGGAGGGGTCGAGCGCGAATATAAAGTCGTGCCTCGGCGTGGTGGGCCACACCATTCAGTGTGATGGActtgactagtcaacatgcatgGTTGGAGTCACTGTAAATGTCAAGTCACATCCACAAAACTTGACATCCACAACGCAGCAATTTCTGATCGCATTGAACTAACGCGACGTAAGTAGCGCCGGGTCACCTAACCACCTAACACAACGTAATTATATGTTGTTATGGGATCTACCACGGTCGAAAAAATGTGCCAAATTTGTTAGCCACCGAGAAATTGCATCCACTGGGGAAAAAATTGCACGCATTTTTTTTGCTCGCGTTATCCAAAAAAATCCACCAAGTAAGGAGGATTTTTTTGGTAGTGCCTAGACCCAAATGGACAAAGGTGTCCGGACGGACATTTCCGTTTCCACAGTCCGACCTAAACGAACCAAAATGGACAAATTTGGTGTCGGAAATAGATCGGCCAGCCTGAGATGCCCTATCCCCGGAAGTGCAGCTCCTAGCACGGTTGGACTCTCATCTCATGAAACGGAAGAGCATCATAAGTCTACTCAGTGCGCTCACAAAAAGGGGCTACTCACTGACATTGATACACAAATGTCAATTCAACGATcctatttgttttgaaactaagggcATGTTTGGTCGCTCCAGGAATTTTTGGGTAGTTTAATTGCCAACATTTAATTTAGCACTATTTATTTGGCTAGGCGCAAAGTTGGATTATGGCCGGGAGGATGCAAATTGAGCTTATTTGGTTGCATACGATCTAGTGTTGTGATAAGCGCTTCTCACAAGTGGTGATCTTACCACATTATCTAAATAGAGTAAGGCTGTTGAAATCGGAGCTCTCTCAGTGAATGGACGGTGCAAGCAAACGCGGTGGGCCAGCCCAGGGATAGGTGGCGTCCGTTTTGGGCTTGGCCGGTGCTTCGTGGCCAGCGCACTGTGGGTCAGGCTCCTTGTGAGAACGAAACGATTTCTCCACTCCCTCCCCAGTCTCAAGCGCAACTCCTCCCGGCCCTAGGTTTTCGCCGCCGTCCCTCACCTCGCAGCCATCCCCGTCTTTCTACTCCTCGGTCGCTCAAACCTCCCGTCACTCTCCCTCGAATTCCAGTCGCTGTCCAACTCCTCGACGTCCCCATCTTGCCCCCACGTCCACCTCTGCCTCTCTGCTCGATCGAGCAGTCAATGGGGAGGAACAGCGACGGAGAGCAGGCCTCCTCGATTGGTTTCCCGTGGTTAAGGCTTACATTCCTCTCCTACTGGTCTGGCATGGCCATAAAAGAAAATCCAGTATAGGCGACGGCAGGCCTCCGTACCGGAACATCCAGGTGCCGCTGCACCGCTTCGCGCCGCTGAAGCAGTCGTGGTCGGAGATCTACACGCCCGTCTACGAGCACATGAAGGTTGGAATCTGCATGCTCCTCAAGGTCAGTACATTGGCTCGATTTGCTCTCGGTTCTTCAAATCAGACAGCGTTCGATTCAATTAGTGGTTGTTCCATGCCCGTGGCAGCCTTTGCCAGTGGTATGATCGATTGGATAAATGGTTCAGAATATATAACTTGGTTGTATTCATTGGCAGGGATGCATCATCGCTCCAAATTATCAAGGTATCTTCCCAAACAAAGTGTGAGCCACCAAGATAAGTTAATGGCGCTAAGAAAACCAGAGAATTATCAGATGCATCCTTCAGACATATGAGTTGGACCACCACATCAACGTTGTTAGTCCAACTTCCAAAAAATATGGTTCATCCTCACACTGATTTTGTATTGTCTCTGGTATGAATCTTTGTTGATCTATATTTGGTTCAGTTCATTTGCAGCGCATCCCTTTTCGTTGCTGCTGTGCCCCTTTGTGACCAGATGCAGCGTGGTACCGAGATGAGGCAAAGTCATCCTTCTGTTCTGGCAAGGCGACTGACATCCCACGGCGCCCTGGTTCCTCGGCCGACACCGCGGTGTATAGGAGGATACAACAGCTATGTTGTAGAGCGCGGCGAGGAACGCCTACTCCTGGTGGTCGACGTGAAGTGTAGTAGGCTATCTTGTGAAAACTAATAATGTTTATCTCTGTCTAACAACTTAGTGTTGAGTCAATGAATGGACATATTTGTAGCATTTGCATCAGTGGATGGTCGCTAGGTACATATAATGCTTCTTTGGTTCAGAAAACTAAAGTAGAGAACAATTCAATGCATTGTAGAGACATATAACATTCCTGTGGCCTACTGTGTTCCATAGGATCATGCACAAAAATCAGGTGTTGTCTCTCAACCTCTTGGGTGTATTATGTTCCACCCTTGAAGCACCATTtccttcgaaaacaccaaaaagatGCATATGATTAGAAAAGAGCTCTTTTATTACTTATCCTTTGCCTATAGCTTTTTTGTCCGCATGGTAAATTCCCTGATCATGGTTTCTATTAATTCCCTAATTTCTTTGATTTTATTGACTCTGAAGTTAACTGTATTTACTGCATGGACCCGCTTGACCTTGAGTAAGTGACCATCTCATATTAGGTTTGAATGGAACTTCATTTATCTTTCAGCAGTTATTCAAATTTGTCTACAAGTTGTTTGATGGTAATAGTCCAAGCAAGCTGCAAGTGCGAATGTATATACATAATTTTGTGCTCGGTCAATATATTTTCTAAGAACTTGCTTCATCTGATAAGAGCGAATTAGTGTTATTAACATTTCGTAATAATGGAATTGAAGGAAATAAAAAATAAGTCCATTCCAATTCATATTGACTTGCTGACACTTCTAGGAAGGAAGTGTGTCATTGTTTACTATGGTTTTGCAGAATCAgagattttatccatcatataatTGCATTGGCATTCAAGCCAATCTGGCCATTAATCCTATTCTTAGATTATTTTGCAGTTTTATGCATGCTCCTTAATGAGGTATGCATgaagttttttgctgtttttttgtTATGCATGCAACTAGATATGGAGATAGGGCATAACTACATGTGATTGCACGTAGAAAACTTTGACCCAAAAAAGGCTGCTGATTTCTTTTGAGATGAAATGTTGATATAATTAAAGCATCTTTCATGAACCAGCAGTATGAACATTTTTATTCACACATTTCAAATTTGATTAATTCTAAAGTAGAGATTATTATCCTTTTACTGAATAATAATATGAAATATTAATATAAATTATCTACGTAGCTACATATTGTTCACCATATAGGTTTATGTTTATCCAAAATCTGCTCGGAACGACTTTACGATAATTTTTTCCTTTTATGTCCGAGTTAGATCTACTTATCAGTTTTTATAAATTTATAGTTTATATATTTGGTTTATGgtttactttacaaagctacaatAACATATCACTTCTTTTTATCGAGTGTCACACTAGATAGTTCGATCAGAAAACTTCGGGTGAAACTATACTGTCCTTTGAATCAAAACCACTCCGGGCCAACTAAGTATCAATTCTTTAGTAAGTGCAATACGGTTGCTTCGACGGTCCTCCTATGCAATGGCGGTGCTTTAATTGGAACAAAACTTTATATTCAGGCGCATTTATTGGTCGGTTGTGCCATGGAGGTGGCCACCAATCTATCTCATGACGGTGG contains:
- the LOC124695238 gene encoding uncharacterized protein LOC124695238, with amino-acid sequence MPQILPSMKEFVRLGTQFIGYRDLANELKESLSEANKHADDLARKLEQSKKAREKAESDAATVERLRKRLQDAKNALISSATPPGPRFSPPSLTSQPSPSFYSSVAQTSRHSPSNSSRCPTPRRPHLAPTSTSASLLDRAVNGEEQRRRAGLLDWFPVVKAYIPLLLVWHGHKRKSSIGDGRPPYRNIQVPLHRFAPLKQSWSEIYTPVYEHMKVGICMLLKGCIIAPNYQGIFPNKV